aaaaatgacacatagagacaaagacccaaacccgagaaataaatataacttaacagcggaaacggcaagagttggagtacaaatagggaaagttacatccggggtgttacattgacTCACTAAAACAATTCCCTTCCAACTTCCACCCCTCCTCTGTTAATAAAACGGTGGGAGTTTTTTTGagggaaggccatcatggctagctttattgattTAACATAGACATTACATCGTCCACAAGCGAAGAGATCAGACAACCCGGGGGCTCGTCTGTCCAGTTTAAAGAGGTCTTATTACAATAATAAAAGTTAGCTAGCACATGCGCCGCTTGATTGGAAGAACGAAAACAATGCTTGAAGATAACCttccctattaaagaagaaacatCCACACATTCCGCGAAAATTGCTGTTGCAGCATCCCACCATCTAGATTGGCCATCACAAAAGTTTATGACATTTAAGGAATCTGATTCTGCCTCCACACGAGGAAACTCAAGGGAGTTTGCAAACACAAGACCATCGCGCATCGCCGTTGCTTCAGCCATCATTACATCTGCAACATGAGGTATATATTTGCATTGTGCTGCTAAAAAGTTCCCTTTATCATCTCTAATTACAGCTGCCGAAGCTCCTGCACTTTCATCTGCAAAATAGGCCGCATCAACATTTACCTTTATGAACATGAGGTATGGTTTCGTCCACTTCATCTCTCTATTATCATTTTGTTTGCGATTAGCTTCATGATAATTACTAGCAATTGCCAGGACGGACATATGCCACCGCGTGGGATGTGGTGGTCTACCATCATGAGTGAGTTCACGTCTTATCCACCATAAGTACCAGCTGCCCACCATAAGAGCTTGTTTGACAGTAATATTCGGTTTCAGTGACAAGGGTAAATCTGGTGCAAGGAGTAGATGTTCCAATATAACTGACCCTGAGCGATCGATCAACTTTGCTTCCTCAATCATTCCCGCTATTCCTAGGCGTTCCCAGAGGTGCTTGGCATTGCAACAATCAAACAGTAGGCGGCGGACATCTTCCGCATCTTGATAACATATAGGACATGCCCCATTAGTTCCAATATGACGGTTCGTGAGTATGGACTTTAGCGGAATAATACCATGTAGAGCACGCCAACAAAAAATTTGAATTTTACATGGGACCTTTTGTTTCCATAGTGTACTCCACACTGCTAGAGTTCTTGAGCCTCCAGGTCGCGCCATCACCGTTGCATGTACCTGGAAAGATCGTATCCATTGTACTTTGTATGCTGATTTCACAGAGAAAAACCCTTTATGATCCGGGTGCCATGCGATAAAGTCCTCGAAAGCCCCATAGTTGAGGGGAATTTGCAAGATCCTGTCTACATCAACCGATATGAATATAGATCTGATCAGATCCTCGTCCCAAAAACCAGTCATAGGGTCAATTAGATCATGAACTCGTGATATCAGTGTTTGCCCCCGATTTGATAAAACTCTCCTATCCGGACTAGACGGTATCCAGGGGTCGCTCCAGATGTTAATGTTCTCACCGGTACCAACCCTCCAGATATACCCCAACTTAAATGTTTCAATACCTTTCATAATGCTCTGCCACGTAAACGAAGCACCACTCTTCAGGGTAGCTTGTAATAAACTTTCATTAGGGAAGTATTTTGCTTTCAATACTCTTGCACACAGGGAATCCGGGTTGGAGTCTCAAGTCCCATGACTATTTCCTTATCAATTCCCAATCCCCCTAACCAAACAATAGATTTGAAGCCTCGTACCCCTTCAATTCCCATTCCCTAGCTCTAACTACCCCCAACCAAACATGCTGTTAATACTTGTTTTTCTACAAACGGGGTATCTTGGGTTATTATAAATGAACGGGAAcactaatgcccacacgtgtgggcgtttacATCTCGCCCACACGTGTGCATCCGCGTCCGTTTGTGGGTgcatgaatcttggcatgtttgtggTGTCACGTAGGACTGGGCTGATGTGTGGGCATTTATCCAGTCGCACACATGTCCGTTTTATCACACGGAGGGGACAGTGTGTGGGCGCTTAGCAGTTCGTCCACACGCCAGTTTCCACTCACGCACAAAGGTTAGTGTGTGGGTATTTTCCATCTTGCcacacacgcccgtctcctctcccacacccaagttgTTAGTTGTCATGTgctttgcagtgtacatggcaactgccctagtgtgcttgtaagcaggtGGCAATTCTTTTtatttacccgaacatgtcagttgccatatattttgcagggtacacggcaactgccctagtgttcttgtaagcagatggcaactttCTCTTTTACCCAAACATGTTGTTTTGCCATGTCTCTTTGTAgcgctacacggcaactgcctaatGTTAGTAGGTGACAACTCCTAAGGTTTTCAAATCACggcaactatagtaaaccagaccatacatggcaactgcttagtgttagtaggtggcaacctctaaagttttcaaatcatgaaAACTATAgaaaaccagaccatacatggcaacaactgcagttgtccaaaatggcatctggcacttgacctgagatgaCAACTGCAGTTGCGCAACCATGAcaactgtagttcagcgacatggcaactgcaagtAAACGGATATTGAAGAGAGTCcgaaccatggcaactgcggggacgcGTGGTGACTGTCATGCTGGGCGTGCGGGACCGTGAGGTAGGTGGCTGAGAGAGGTTGTGTGGGCGTTATGCATTTTGCCCACACGTATGCGTGTGGGAGGAACCGTTAGGAAAAAAAGAGGCGTGTGGgtgctagttgttttgcccacacgtagacgTGTGAGCTGGTCCTCttagacaccacacaaaatatGTGGGCAGATCCCTTAACGCTCACAGGTGTGGTAGTTATCGTCGTcctaaatgaaaaaggaaaaatgtGTAAATAAATTGAAAAAATGAAGAAAGAGGAGAGGCATGTGACATGTAAGGGGATGTCACCCCACCTGCTCCTTTTCCCCCTCTCCGAGCCGACAATGCCACTCGAGTCCAGCAGTGGCCACTCAGGGCatctccagtcgcgcccccaggaaggcctccccaggcgattttttcgcgccggcaccgaaaaacggcccagtcgcgcccccaggagcccgattttcgccggcttggaccaaaaacagcgccggcggacccagcccgaacccggcgcgctggggggcgcccgggggcgtaggggcgagctgttttggcgcgaaaaagacgcgggccagccgcgtcagcgactcggcgcctcctcttcccccaacggcctcggttcccgcggggaatcaatggcaaggctgccgccggtcagccttgccattgattcctcacaggcggcgcgtcacgggacggcgcgccgatgcctcccctccctcgcacgcgtacacacgggcgcggcccggctataaaagccggcggcctccactcgcctgtgcccacaccagccccgcccctcgccgtcgtctagcccctccctctccctgcctctcccgagcgccgccgtccagcccctccctctccctgcctctcccgagcgccgccgcccagcccctccctctacctctcccgagcacgcccagccccgccgtcgccatggcagaacgcttccccggagacgaggcggcgaccaacggcttcggccgccgttcgctccgcgaacagcaGTCCTGGCTCTAGTTCCAGGCGAACATcctggcgccgccggacatgcgcgctgggccaacggggtggagactcagcgccgggggagtgcccattcccccgttgcccgacgccgtggcgaagccgaagtacttcgccgaggaggtcgagatcgtgcacgcgtccctcaccgacgcccaactctccctcccccagtacgccgccgacaaccacgcggcttggaCGGCGTATTttgagcgccgccagcagcagcgattGGCGTTCACCAACGGCGCGCTGGTGgtcggcggccggcagaacagcaaggggcgccacctctggtggggGCGTCCCCGggcgcacactcgagggcgtgctcacgtacctcgagggcggcaacgatctGCCACTGGCGTACCACCCGGCGAGGGTGGCCGCCCCGGTGCAGCACCGACGCGttgggccatgggcgccaaggaggttcggcgcttcctcttcttcctcctcatcacgCTCTTCTTCacactcctccggctctccggcgctgctcggcgtcaaggccgagcccgcggcggagacgccgctcggccggcgcactcgcagcgccggcattgtcatcaacgagggcggccggcgcgcctcctcctcgtcggctcctccgcgctccgtcaagccaaagacggagccgaggctggcgccggtgaaggcggagttcgacgacgacgacgcggccctcgaatgggcgcgccaggactccattgcgatggagaaggcgcgccgggagaaggagaaggagcgccagtgcgccgccctacgccgcttcgaggagcgccgacgtggccgcgaggaaggcggggtcgtcgtcttatgcgacagcgacgacgacgacgacgcgccaccGCCTGTTCGCCATGGCGAcaccgggcaggggtccagcaggggcaccCGCGTCAAGGAGAAGAAGGCcgccgacgacgatggcggcgacggcggcgacgacttcagcccctttctttttttttagattaggttaatgtaatgtttggacgaatttcgccgaaatttgccatgtttgACCGAAATTTAATTAGTTTTTATCACAACTTCGCCCAACGGTTCTTTTTTTTTAATACGCGCTTGGGGGGCGGCCCTGGAGACCGACTCGCCCCTagggccattttttgcgccggctcacccccagacggcgcttttagacgccccctggggggccaacggctggagatgccctcaggTAGATCTTGTGTTATGTACAACAACAACTGGTGCACTTTTGTCACGTCTACTGCCTTGGTCTCTTTACAACTACAGATAGTCATTTCGCTGCGTCTTCATGCACGCAATGCAATGCTCCAGCCATGATAGCGTGCCGTCGGCCAGCAAAGCTTTGCTCATACAGTCATACTATCTATCTGTCCACAGCATCTGGCCTATTGCTTTACGACCATCAGCCAGCTTTGTTTTTCCCGAATCACATGCTCCCTTATTTTATCTCCTGTGAAGTACGAAAAATAATACGGCCCACTCTGGGTCTTGGGCTGAATATATTTCCCGTACACATGTCTTGTTCATGGGCCAAAGGAAGACCAAATCCCCATATCGAGAGGTGGGAGGCCCAGTACAGAGTGATGTGACATACGGCCCAATAGAAGCAACGCCCTATCCGGCGGCGGCTATCCCCATCGCATAAAAAGCTGGGAGGTGAGGCTAACCAAGAACCCTAGCCTCCGGATCCATCCATCCGCCCCTCGCTGCCGCTGCGTCTCGTCTCCACCACCCCACTTGCCCCCGGTGAGCAGTGCCCCCCATGCTAATCCAGATCCGCCGGAAAATCCAGTCGATTTCAAGTTTGCCCTTCTCACCCTCCTGTTTTCGTTGACCTCATCGGTGTTGTTCCAGGACTCAGGAGGATCGTCGGAGATGTCGGACACCGATGAGCACCACTTCGAGTCCAAGGCCGACTCCGGCGCCTCCAAGACCTACCCGCAGCAGGCCGGCGCCATCCGCAAGGGTGGACACATCGTCATCAAGGCCCGTCCCTGCAAGGTCTGTGCCTTTTCCGATCTGTTCTTACCATATGAAAGCTCTTATGTCTGGTTGGTTGATGGATGCGTCTGGGGATCTGCTGCGGCGATCTGTGCTAGTCGGGTGCAGATTTGCAAGTTGTTAGATCTACAAGTCAAAGTACCAGGCTTTGCTGTAGATGTGGATGGATATGCACTGGTTCATGATATCTGTTGGCGCTACAAATTTACCTTGATTTCCTATATCCACCGCTATGGCTTAGGATCTTTTCATTAGCTCCGACTGTGTCCTCAGTCCTGAATTAATTTTAGGAATATTGTTTCAGTAAATCTTAAAACGCTTCTAGATTTGGCAAAGGTGCTAATTATAGGCGATGTCCGTTTTACAGGGAATTTACGGATTGTTTAATTAGTAGTTGGCATAGTTGTAGTTTTCATAGTTTGCTGATGCATCCTATTTATTCAGTTTTTGGACGCTGATTTAAGTACTATTACTATTTCTGGTTATGTAGCTGCTACCActcagtagttgttgttcttgTATCAGTTTAAAGCTGTGCCGATATTGTTTCATTTGATTATGCGAGTGTTTCCTGTTGGGTTATTGTTGCTTTGTTTTACTATGCGCATCTGATTGTCTAATTGCTGCTCCAAACTCAATAGTTCCTGCCTGCCACCAGAAATTGCTTTGTGGTCCAGCATGTTCTGAAGAATCGTTTTGGTTTAATCTTTGTGCTAGGTTGTTGAGGTCTCCACCTCCAAGACTGGGAAGCATGGTCACGCAAAGTGTCACTTTGTTGCCATTGACATCTTTAATGGAAAGAAGCTTGAGGATATCGTTCCTTCATCCCACAACTGTGACGTAAGCTACACGGAAATGCTTCATTTTGTTGGTTTCTTGTTATTCACTCAGCTGATCTTATTTAGCCTTCTCTGTTGTGGTATTTGTTCAGGTCCCCCATGTTGACCGCCAAGATTATCAGCTgattgacataactgatgatggATATGTATGTTTCATTTTCAATCTCTCCTTCCTTTTCCATTTATGTGCAAAGCATTACCCCTATTTCTAACTTTGTGATGGCTTTCTACAGGTCAGCCTTCTAACTGAGAGTGGCAACACGAAGGATGACCTGAAGCTTCCCACTGATGATGTTCTGCTTGGCCAGGTCTGTGCTTTAGCTGTTAAAACTTGTTATGAGGCACATCATATCTACCCATTGCACTCTCTTGATGTTTCTTTGCTCTGTGAAATGCAGATCAAGACTGGATTTGCTGATGGCAAGGACCTGATCCTGTCTGTGATGTCCGCCATGGGTGAAGAACAGATCTGCGCTGTGAAGGAAATCGGTGGTGGCAAGTAAGCAGCTGTGCGTGGTTGCCTACCTGCGATACTTGGTATCTAGTGCTTCTGGGTGTTTGAGATACACATACATAGGCATCAAGATATCTGTTGGGTGAAACAAGTTTGATCCAGATTTGTGTGTTCTTTACACCGAATGCTCGAGGTGCTGCTAGTACTttgttatctatctatctatctctattaTAATACCCTTTGGAATTGGAACTGAGTGGTGGCTGGAACTTAGATTCCGGTTTGCTCATCCGCCCTATCTCTATGAATGAATTGGTTTGGGTTATTTGTGGTTTGACTCTTCTGCATTTTCTGGTTTATTGTAGTGGGAGAAGAGTAGTTTAGGATTTTTGGTCATCATTTGGGTTGTCTTATCTGGGTTAATGCTATGTTGGCGGATTTTCTCCAGAGGTTTGGCATGCCGTTGCCTAAAAATATGCGACGTGTATGGCCCTCCTTTGCTCGTAATCTTAATCATCTTGTAGTATAGCGACTTGTTTCTTGAACAACTCCACCGTGACTGACATTGATTATGCCCTGTAGTTCTAATCAAACTCAACGCAAATGATTCTACACTTCTCTAGTCCCTGTTTTCCAGGAAGCGTATTTGAGAAGGAATGTTAGAGAAGCTATATTACCCTAACTTTCCTTCTTTCTGTTTGTATGATTATGGCTAAAATGATTTAAATTAATTTTCCAATTGATGATCTTCTGTGTATATTTATAGTAATTACATGCAAACAAATTGATggtgaaataaaataaaatttaaattatttatatctaTAGTAAATACCAACACTAAACAACCTATTAACTATCTACTAACAGCTCCTAACTTTCCTTCTTCATTTTACACTAGGCTGACACTGTAGCACCGTGACATTCCTTCTTGATGTTAGAGGATCCGATTTCTGTTTTCCATGCGAAGCATCTTCAACTAATATCCTTTCCTTAGAAAACTGCCCATGGTGCGGGAGATGAACAATAAACTCCTATTATCCCATTCCCATGTAGAGGTGAAGTTTGCATCTCCCCCAATAATTTGCAAGTTTGCATCTACCATGTCTCCGGAAATTCCTGCTCCTGCTCAGTCACATCCGTCTCTGCTTCACCTGTTTCTGGCGCATAGGGCATGTTGTGGAACTCACTCTGCATGCTTTTTTTTTCCATAACGCGGCAACAGCAAGAAGAAAAGGAATCAGATTAAAAAATTGCTTGGGGATGACGGAGTCTGGGTGCAAGATACGGAAATAAAGGATTATAAAGAGTATTTTTCAAAACTCTTCACATTAGAAGTCTCTGAACCAGACCCGGACTTCTTTCTCTTGTTAAAACAAAAGTGACATGAAATGAATAGGGCCCTCATGGCCCTATATACGGCAAAGGAAGTTAAGAAAGCCTTATTTGACATTGATGATTTAAAAGCGCCGAGTCCATATGGTTTACACGCTATTTTTTATAAGAGATTTTGGTCTATGTTGGAAGAGGACTTGACAAAAGAGGTCCTTCAGGCGATGAATACATATTCAATACCGGAAGGATGTAATGATACTGCAATTGTCATGATCCAAAGGTTAACTTCTCAAAAAAGGTTACTCAATTTAGATCTATAAGTTTATGCAATGTGGTGTATAAGGTTATTTCAAAAATGATTTTGAAATTAATTTTGTCAGATATTATCAACCCAACTCAGAAACTCAGAGTGCTTTTGTTCCTGGGAGACTAATCACACAGATAATATTCTAGTAGTATATGAGTGTTTCCACACAATTAAAAAGAAAAGAACGAGAAGGGAGCGGCTGTGTGCAATCAACTTGGACATGCACAAAGTTTATGACAGAGTAGAATGGTCTTTTCTAAAAGCAATTTTGGTGAAGCTGGGATTCAAGGAAAACCGGGTGAATTTGATTATGCAATATGTGTCCTCTCTGGAGTACAGGGTTCGATTTAAGGCAGATGAGACAGGGGGACCCCCTCTACCTCACTTATTCCTGTTATGTACGGAGGGACTGACTATCCTGTTAGACTGCCCTGTTACTGTCTCGGGCCACGTAATGGAACTCAAGCCTTTCGAATCAAGCTGATATTTTGAGCATGGCACTGCGGTAaaccgccatctttggatcttttgcgtcGAATTCACTGTTTATTtaggatattgcgagatttgaatccccttgcacctcgaggcgttgtatacccatggaaacaaccatccgaagaccatgtagtagtgcctcatattcggctgcgttgttagagTCTGTATACATGATTTGCAATACATAGCGGACTGTGTCCCATGTAGGGTATGTTAGGATGACACCGgctcccaatccggctaacattttagagccgtcgaagtacatcacccagttggagtatgtgccgtactctttagggagttcggcttctgtccattcggcgaagaAGTTGgctaacacctgagatttaatggctcggcgtggctggtatgttatttcaaatggtaagagctcgatagcccattttgcaattcgGCCGGTGACGTCTCGATTATTTATGATGGTCATTGAGGGGTACCTcgaaggccaccgtgatcgaacactcttgaaagtagtgtcgt
The window above is part of the Triticum aestivum cultivar Chinese Spring chromosome 2A, IWGSC CS RefSeq v2.1, whole genome shotgun sequence genome. Proteins encoded here:
- the LOC123188864 gene encoding eukaryotic translation initiation factor 5A-1, yielding MSDTDEHHFESKADSGASKTYPQQAGAIRKGGHIVIKARPCKVVEVSTSKTGKHGHAKCHFVAIDIFNGKKLEDIVPSSHNCDVPHVDRQDYQLIDITDDGYVSLLTESGNTKDDLKLPTDDVLLGQIKTGFADGKDLILSVMSAMGEEQICAVKEIGGGK